A window of the Verrucomicrobiota bacterium genome harbors these coding sequences:
- a CDS encoding hybrid sensor histidine kinase/response regulator: MRTLMIVDDEDGPRQTLEMVFQDEYAILLAESGAEAIRLATQQRIDAAIVDIRMPNMSGIEALGQLKKIEPAIEVIMLTAYETIETARGALRLGACDYLTKPFDIATIRQAVATAMERRHRSEKIEGYHQRLTHLQEEIQNQSLREEMAKTRGEIYASIIHDINGPLTSIFGLVELVNQSVRATPQLEGEALEAVKERLYRITLQINNITNISRRYLSFLRGGPHANPSVRVNQTLNDLSELLKTRSGARTNELLIHPLPNETYVQINGIDLLQILLNLATNALQCTPQPHRVEIRARGLNDALILSKFQDGSNERLINRDGFLNEPPLVAFTVRDSGPGIAPETIGKVFDPFFSTKPLGQGTGLGLSIVKRLVEQAKGAVHLRSELGQGTEVTVYLQAREKSPPSSSDPKWAA, encoded by the coding sequence ATGAGAACGCTCATGATCGTGGACGACGAGGACGGCCCGCGCCAGACCCTCGAAATGGTTTTCCAGGACGAATACGCGATCCTGCTCGCCGAAAGCGGCGCGGAAGCCATTCGCCTGGCCACGCAGCAGCGCATCGACGCCGCGATCGTGGACATCCGCATGCCGAACATGTCCGGCATCGAAGCGCTCGGCCAGCTCAAGAAAATCGAACCGGCCATCGAAGTGATCATGCTCACGGCTTACGAAACCATTGAGACGGCGCGGGGAGCTTTGCGTCTGGGAGCGTGCGATTATCTGACCAAACCGTTCGATATTGCCACCATCCGGCAGGCCGTGGCCACGGCGATGGAACGCCGCCATCGCTCCGAGAAGATCGAGGGCTACCATCAAAGGCTGACCCACCTTCAGGAGGAAATTCAAAACCAATCGCTCCGCGAAGAAATGGCCAAAACGCGGGGCGAGATTTACGCCAGCATCATCCACGACATTAACGGGCCGTTGACAAGCATCTTCGGCCTGGTGGAGCTGGTGAATCAGAGCGTGCGCGCTACTCCGCAGCTCGAAGGCGAAGCGCTCGAAGCCGTGAAGGAGCGGCTCTACCGCATCACGCTTCAGATCAACAATATCACCAACATCTCGCGCCGGTATCTCAGTTTTCTCCGGGGCGGTCCCCACGCCAACCCGTCCGTGCGCGTCAACCAGACCTTGAATGACCTGAGCGAACTGCTCAAGACCCGCTCCGGTGCCCGGACCAACGAGTTGCTCATCCATCCGCTCCCGAACGAAACCTACGTGCAGATCAACGGGATCGACCTGCTCCAGATTCTGCTGAACCTGGCGACCAACGCGCTGCAGTGCACGCCCCAGCCGCACCGAGTCGAAATCCGCGCGCGCGGTTTGAACGACGCCTTGATTCTCTCCAAATTTCAGGATGGCTCGAACGAACGCCTGATCAATCGCGATGGCTTTCTGAACGAGCCGCCCCTGGTGGCGTTCACGGTGCGAGACAGCGGCCCTGGCATCGCTCCGGAGACGATTGGGAAAGTCTTCGATCCGTTCTTTTCCACCAAACCGTTGGGCCAAGGAACGGGCCTGGGCCTCTCCATCGTCAAGCGGCTCGTCGAACAGGCCAAAGGCGCGGTCCATCTCCGTTCCGAATTAGGGCAAGGCACGGAGGTCACCGTGTACCTCCAGGCGCGGGAAAAGTCTCCTCCCTCGTCCTCGGATCCAAAGTGGGCGGCCTGA
- a CDS encoding response regulator, protein MSKLNPYGILYVDDEAMSLKYFEKQFSADFNVHTASNAAEAWEIVQREQGKIGVVMSDQRMPGQTGVQLLEKVRHHFSEVIRILVTAYSDIDSAVAGINASGIYKYISKPWDVTDLKFTLLRVLEFYGVLKERDQLLREKLSVVQQIVLCDRAKNLGVFAAGLGAHYRHALRAASAFVAAIPSAPPQSAAKEGLARDSAKAIEHE, encoded by the coding sequence ATGAGCAAACTCAACCCATACGGCATCCTCTACGTGGATGACGAGGCGATGTCGTTAAAATATTTCGAGAAACAGTTCTCGGCCGATTTCAACGTGCACACGGCCTCCAACGCCGCGGAGGCCTGGGAAATCGTGCAAAGGGAACAAGGAAAAATCGGCGTCGTGATGAGCGACCAGCGCATGCCCGGCCAAACCGGCGTGCAACTGCTGGAGAAGGTCCGCCACCATTTTTCTGAAGTCATCCGCATCCTCGTCACCGCCTATTCCGACATCGACAGCGCCGTCGCCGGAATCAACGCCAGCGGCATTTACAAATACATCAGCAAACCCTGGGACGTCACGGACCTGAAGTTTACGCTTTTGCGCGTCCTGGAGTTTTACGGCGTGCTCAAGGAGCGCGACCAACTGCTGCGGGAAAAACTTTCTGTCGTGCAACAAATCGTGCTCTGCGATCGGGCGAAAAATCTGGGCGTGTTCGCCGCCGGACTGGGCGCGCATTACCGTCACGCGCTCCGGGCGGCGAGCGCTTTCGTGGCCGCGATTCCCAGCGCGCCGCCTCAATCGGCGGCGAAGGAAGGCCTCGCCAGAGATTCGGCCAAGGCGATCGAACACGAATAG
- a CDS encoding hybrid sensor histidine kinase/response regulator: protein MESDARTRTMGTGYDYKKFGILYVDDEENSLKYFARAFDPQFRIFTAASAAEGFGILQAQPGQIALLMTDQRMPGEQGVQLLERARQLCPRTLRILVTAYADINAAIDAVNSGAIYKYIAKPWRIPELEVTLRHGLEFFIVQRERDQLLKEKLAMIQNFIVADRLASLGVLAAGLNHHLRNSLVAIRTFLDLAPSKLRDEAVDPERSKDPKFWSDFHTHVQTQVNRITEMLTEFSETAQRSDVAFQQEVKLAEVVAHAADRLRDRLAKKKVELDLDFPDTLPPLRVDKWKFQRLFELLLTSELLNAPDNSRIAFHARAVPEPDASPRAIELEIRDQSPCFPSDALASMFDPFLAHAGQLAEYGINLLICYFIVYHHGGKVECKGQAGQGVTFILTLPCRPESFPLVQDDQRFLAKVLWNESLWEKMITGLTI, encoded by the coding sequence ATGGAGAGTGACGCACGTACGCGCACCATGGGTACCGGCTACGACTACAAAAAATTTGGGATCCTTTACGTGGACGATGAGGAGAACTCTCTGAAGTACTTCGCCCGAGCGTTCGATCCCCAGTTCCGCATTTTCACCGCCGCCAGCGCCGCGGAAGGATTCGGCATTCTCCAGGCCCAGCCGGGCCAGATCGCGTTGCTCATGACAGACCAACGGATGCCCGGCGAACAGGGCGTCCAGCTTCTCGAACGCGCCCGCCAGCTTTGCCCGCGCACGTTGCGGATTCTGGTCACCGCCTACGCGGACATCAACGCGGCCATCGACGCCGTGAATTCCGGCGCCATTTACAAATACATCGCCAAACCCTGGCGCATTCCGGAATTGGAAGTGACCCTCCGCCACGGCCTGGAATTCTTCATCGTCCAGCGCGAGCGGGATCAATTGCTCAAGGAAAAGCTGGCCATGATCCAGAACTTCATCGTCGCGGACCGATTGGCCAGCCTGGGAGTTCTCGCCGCGGGTCTGAACCATCACTTGCGCAATTCGCTCGTCGCCATCCGTACTTTCCTCGATCTGGCCCCGTCGAAACTTCGAGACGAAGCGGTCGATCCGGAGCGGTCGAAAGATCCCAAATTCTGGAGCGACTTTCACACCCACGTTCAGACCCAGGTCAACCGCATCACCGAAATGCTGACCGAGTTCTCGGAGACGGCCCAGCGTTCCGATGTCGCTTTTCAACAGGAGGTCAAGCTGGCCGAGGTGGTTGCGCATGCGGCGGATCGCCTCCGGGATCGCCTGGCGAAAAAGAAAGTTGAATTGGATTTGGATTTTCCCGACACGCTGCCGCCGCTGCGGGTGGATAAATGGAAATTCCAACGGCTCTTCGAATTGCTGTTGACCAGTGAACTTCTGAACGCGCCGGACAACAGCCGCATTGCCTTTCATGCCCGTGCCGTGCCAGAGCCGGACGCCTCGCCTCGCGCCATCGAACTGGAGATCCGCGACCAGAGTCCGTGCTTTCCGTCCGATGCGCTGGCGTCGATGTTCGATCCATTTCTCGCCCATGCCGGCCAGCTCGCCGAATACGGCATCAACCTGTTGATCTGCTACTTCATCGTGTATCACCACGGGGGCAAGGTGGAATGCAAGGGCCAGGCCGGCCAGGGCGTCACCTTCATTCTGACGCTTCCGTGCCGCCCGGAATCATTCCCCCTGGTCCAAGACGACCAGCGGTTCCTGGCCAAGGTGTTGTGGAATGAGTCACTCTGGGAAAAGATGATCACAGGACTAACGATATGA
- the xth gene encoding exodeoxyribonuclease III, whose translation MKLISWNVNGLRAVLRKNFLDYLDAEKPDILCLQETKAGADDVEPLWPASYTTYWNAAQKKGYSGTAIFTRTHPIRVTPGIGIPKHDREGRGLTAEFADFFLVNVYVPNSQRELTRLKYRQQWDRDFRHYLKKLERRKPVIFCGDLNVAHTEIDLANPKANVRNHGFTPEERAGFSAFVKAGFLDTFREFEKGGGHYTWWAVFANARARNIGWRIDYFLISKSLRPRLKRAFIRPDVLGSDHCPVGIEIE comes from the coding sequence ATGAAGCTGATTTCCTGGAACGTCAATGGCCTGCGCGCGGTCCTCCGCAAGAACTTCCTCGATTATCTCGACGCCGAGAAGCCGGACATTCTTTGCCTCCAGGAAACGAAAGCCGGCGCCGACGACGTCGAGCCGCTCTGGCCGGCGAGTTACACGACTTACTGGAACGCCGCGCAGAAGAAGGGTTATTCGGGCACGGCGATCTTCACCCGGACCCATCCCATTCGCGTCACGCCGGGCATTGGCATCCCCAAACACGATCGCGAAGGACGAGGGCTCACGGCCGAGTTCGCCGACTTCTTCCTCGTCAATGTTTACGTCCCAAACTCCCAGCGCGAACTCACGCGGCTGAAGTATCGCCAGCAATGGGACCGCGATTTTCGTCATTACTTGAAGAAGCTCGAACGCCGCAAGCCCGTGATCTTCTGCGGGGATCTCAACGTGGCGCACACCGAGATCGACCTGGCGAATCCCAAAGCCAACGTGCGCAACCACGGTTTCACGCCGGAGGAACGGGCAGGCTTCAGCGCCTTCGTGAAGGCGGGATTTCTCGACACGTTCCGCGAATTCGAGAAGGGTGGCGGGCATTATACTTGGTGGGCTGTGTTCGCCAACGCTCGCGCCCGCAACATCGGCTGGCGCATCGACTACTTCCTGATCTCGAAATCCCTTCGCCCCCGCCTCAAGCGCGCCTTCATCCGCCCCGACGTGCTCGGCTCCGACCATTGCCCAGTCGGAATCGAGATTGAATGA
- a CDS encoding sensor histidine kinase, producing the protein MHYVAAHLKALADDGAFSSAPAQSLEALLGPFLQTHSSGSPNAVAVRFAPSLTKIKASPKQITKLFELLTASLTAAADKDTPLTVEAGSGADAEGAPLVKIQFRDEGPDWTPEQRARLFAPFTRQATDRFGLDLVTGFFIVHHHGGRISLPGQSKLRVVIELPVDPLAAGPDELDGNQLSDLFRQDLGFA; encoded by the coding sequence ATTCATTACGTGGCGGCCCATTTGAAGGCCTTGGCGGACGACGGGGCGTTTTCTTCGGCGCCGGCGCAATCGTTGGAGGCCTTGCTGGGACCGTTCCTGCAGACGCACTCATCCGGTTCGCCGAACGCGGTTGCGGTGCGCTTCGCGCCATCGCTGACAAAAATCAAAGCCAGCCCGAAGCAGATTACGAAGCTGTTCGAGCTTCTCACGGCGAGCTTGACGGCCGCGGCCGATAAGGACACGCCGCTCACCGTTGAAGCCGGGAGCGGCGCCGATGCCGAAGGCGCGCCACTGGTCAAGATTCAGTTCCGCGACGAAGGTCCGGATTGGACGCCGGAACAGCGGGCGCGCCTGTTTGCGCCGTTCACCAGGCAGGCCACCGACCGGTTCGGGCTTGATCTGGTGACCGGCTTTTTCATCGTCCACCACCACGGTGGCCGTATTTCCCTGCCTGGCCAGTCCAAATTGCGAGTGGTCATTGAGCTGCCGGTTGATCCGCTCGCTGCCGGGCCGGACGAACTGGATGGGAACCAGCTTTCGGATTTGTTCCGGCAGGATCTCGGATTCGCTTGA
- a CDS encoding acyl-CoA thioesterase, whose product MNLGRTKFETELQVRPDDIDMNQHVHGSRYFDYVLAARYDQMARCYGMSMAEFHQAGYGWFARTAHIEYKRPLRIGDRFIVRTWIEDMFKDGVRVNFEILKSGTRKLCSDGYFDFTMINLKTGRAEIIPDWIAEKYAI is encoded by the coding sequence ATGAACTTAGGCCGAACGAAATTCGAGACGGAGCTGCAGGTGCGCCCGGACGACATCGATATGAACCAGCACGTTCATGGCAGCCGTTACTTCGATTACGTTCTGGCCGCGCGCTACGATCAAATGGCCCGGTGCTACGGCATGTCGATGGCGGAATTCCATCAGGCGGGCTACGGCTGGTTCGCCCGCACCGCGCACATCGAATACAAAAGGCCGCTGCGCATTGGCGACCGCTTCATCGTCCGGACCTGGATCGAAGACATGTTCAAGGATGGCGTCCGGGTGAATTTCGAGATCCTCAAGAGTGGGACCCGGAAGCTTTGCTCGGACGGTTACTTTGACTTCACCATGATCAATCTGAAGACCGGCCGCGCAGAAATCATCCCGGACTGGATCGCCGAGAAGTACGCGATCTGA